A genomic stretch from Candidatus Bathyarchaeota archaeon includes:
- the cas2 gene encoding CRISPR-associated endonuclease Cas2 yields MHTLVIYDIPDDGVRVRVSDLCKRFGLARIQKSAFLGDLSSSVRKELVAALRRVLGERDGNIQVFVICRADLSLRTVIGKPFHEYTSEAGDLFV; encoded by the coding sequence ATGCATACGCTTGTGATCTACGATATCCCTGACGACGGTGTCAGGGTTAGGGTCAGCGACTTGTGCAAGCGTTTCGGTCTGGCCAGGATTCAGAAGAGTGCTTTCCTAGGCGACTTGTCGAGCTCGGTTAGGAAGGAGCTTGTGGCGGCTTTGAGGAGGGTCCTAGGGGAGCGAGACGGTAACATCCAGGTGTTCGTCATCTGTAGGGCCGACCTCTCGCTGAGGACGGTCATAGGTAAGCCTTTCCACGAGTATACATCTGAGGCCGGTGACCTGTTTGTCTAA